A genomic window from Phocoena sinus isolate mPhoSin1 chromosome 20, mPhoSin1.pri, whole genome shotgun sequence includes:
- the TMC6 gene encoding transmembrane channel-like protein 6 isoform X10, which translates to MSRSLAFVLNVPETPQDPEDSQEPSPYDESEVHDSFHQLIQEQSRWVAEEGLELQHRALGAGALGASGSDHQALLGPEGAPVYSTATLHILASMPSRTIAASTGRSRGAIISQYYSRTVRLRRRAGRPQLRDVGRSARPSLRLYDLELDPAVLEEDEKQGLLVKELQGLTVAQRDHILRGMPLSLAEKRCLREESRPPRGKRRAQGRHGLLSCCSRLRDSCILASHNLGLALLSGLQALMPWHYALKRIGGQFGSSVLSYFLFLKTLLAFNTLLLLPLLAFIVAVQAAFPPAPSGSAPAFRGLELLTGGGCFTHTVMYYGYYSNATLNQPCASPLDGCQCTPEAGGLPYNMPLAYLFTVGVAFFITCITLVYSMSRSFGESYRVGSTSGVHAITVFCSWDYKVTQKWASRLQHDNIRTQLKELLAEGQLRQRPRRACGRLQQAAVLGLVWLLCLGTTLVCALAVYTFSELVIQQSRVSAERDGALLALPLVVCLLNLGAPYLFRVLAVLERHDSPVLEVYVAICSLCTPSPLFPQEPHPQGGHPGDSLLPLAGPQGGHPEGPVLGGLCGPGAVPAHGDGLHLHAAGHASGGAGVEVRPQGRVPALTSWAPGLPLWKGSWHPHLCGGGEGHSGGSQASENQDLTPDWGHKSLPMTALL; encoded by the exons GAGCCCAGCCCCTACGATGAGAGCGAAGTGCACGACTCCTTCCACCAGCTCATCCAGGAGCAGAGCCGCTGGGTGGCcgaggaggggctggagctgcAGCACAGGGCGCTGGGGGCTGGAGCCCTGGGGGCCTCAG GCAGTGACCACCAGGCCTTGCTGGGGCCCGAGGGCGCCCCTGTCTACAGCACGGCCACACTCCACATCTTGGCCAGCATGCCCAGTCGCACCATTG CGGCCTCCACAGGCCGGAGCCGCGGCGCCATCATCTCCCAGTACTACAGCCGTACGGTGAGGCTGCGCCGCAGGGCCGGCCGGCCTCAGCTCAGAGATGTGGGCCGCTCAGCCCGGCCCAGCCTCCGCCTGTACGACCTGGAGCTGGACCCCGCGGTCCTGGAGGAGGATG AGAAGCAGGGCCTCCTGGTGAAGGAGCTTCAGGGCCTGACGGTGGCCCAGCGGGACCACATACTCCGGGGGATGCCGCTGAGCCTGGCCGAGAAACGCTGCCTGCG AGAGGAGAGCCGGCCCCCGAGGGGCAAGCGGAGGGCCCAGGGGCGCCATGGGCTCCTCTCCTGCTGCAGCCGGCTGCGTGACAGCTGTATCCTG GCGTCGCACAACCTGGGGCTCGCGCTGCTCTCGGGGCTGCAGGCCCTGATGCCCTGGCATTATGCCCTGAAGCGGATCGGGGGCCAGTTCGGCTCCAGCGTTCTCTCCTACTTCCTCTTCCTCAAGACCCTGCTGGCCTTCAacacgctgctgctgctgccactgctggCCTTTATCGTGGCCGTGCAGGCAGCCTTCCCGCCTGCGCCCTCGGGCTCCGCGCCCGCCTTCAGGGGCCTGGAGCTTCTCACGGGCGGG GGCTGCTTCACCCACACCGTCATGTACTATGGCTACTATAGTAACGCGACGCTGAACCAGCCGTGTGCCTCCCCACTGGATGGCTGCCAGTGCACGCCTGAGGCGGGCGGCCTGCCCTACAACATGCCCCTGGCCTACCTCTTCACCGTGGGGGTAGCTTTCTTTATCACCTGCATCACTCTGGTGTACAG CATGTCCCGCTCTTTTGGGGAGAGCTACCGGGTAGGCAGCACTTCGGGGGTCCATGCCATCACTGTTTTCTGTTCCTGGGACTACAAAGTGACTCAGAAATGGGCCAGCCGCCTCCAGCACGACAACATCCGAACCCAGCTGAAG GAGCTGCTGGCCGAGGGGCAGCTGAGGCAGCGCCCCCGGAGGGCGTGCGGACGGCTGCAACAGGCGGCCGTGCTGGGGCTCGTTTGGCTGCTGTGTTTGGGGACCACGCTGGTGTGCGCCCTGGCCGTCTACACCTTCTCAGAGCTCGTGATCCAG CAGAGCCGCGTGTCTGCTGAGCGGGACGGGGCGCTGCTGGCCCTGCCCCTGGTGGTCTGCCTTCTCAACTTGGGGGCCCCCTACCTGTTCCGCGTCCTGGCCGTCCTGGAGCGGCACGACTCCCCGGTGCTGGAGGTGTACGTGGCCATCTGCAG CCTGTGCACGCCCTCCCCCCTCTTTCCGCAGGAACCTCATCCTCAAGGTGGTCATCCTGGGGATTCTTTGCTACCACTGGCTGGGCCGCAGGGTGGGCACCCTGAAGGACCAG TGTTGGGAGGACTTTGTGGGCCAGGAGCTGTACCGGCTCATGGTGATGGACTTCATCTTCACGCTGCTGGACACGCTTCTGGGGGAGCTGGTGTGGAGGTGAGGCCCCAGGGGCGGGTCCCTGCGCTCACCTCCTGGGCACCTGGGCTCCCCCTGTGGAAGGGCTCCTGGCATCCTCACCTGTGTGGTGGAGGTGAGGGTCACTCAGGCGGTTCTCAGGCCTCTGAAAATCAGGACCTGACCCCAGATTGGGGCCATAAATCTCTACCCATGACGGCTCTTCTGTAA